From Gemmatimonadales bacterium, one genomic window encodes:
- a CDS encoding NAD-dependent epimerase/dehydratase family protein has product MKDRRDTVTIMESLEQLLHTDLEYLCASAREAFGRMEGRRLLLTGGAGFLGYYLVHGVRHWNRHHAKAPIALTVWDNFIRGTPEWLTALGAEPNLTIRTVDLIQPLPTDMGQYQFIIHAAGIASPTYYRRYPIETMDANINGLRALLEYARRRQDSRDPVEGFLFFSSSEIYGDPPADKIPTSEDYRGNVSCTGPRACYDESKRYGETLCVNFAHQYGVPVRCARPFNNYGPGLKISDRRLLPDFARDVFSGRDIVMLSDGSPTRTFCYSADSIMGYYKVLVQGGKGEAYNIGIDRPEISVAEVAEKVVALARDLIGYKGKVVRGAAQERDYLVDNPARRCPNIDKARRQLDYHPTVLVDEGLRRAMVWYSYHRTAEDA; this is encoded by the coding sequence ATGAAGGACCGAAGGGACACCGTGACCATCATGGAGAGCCTGGAACAGCTCCTGCACACCGATCTCGAGTACCTCTGCGCCAGCGCCCGCGAGGCGTTCGGCCGGATGGAGGGCCGGCGCCTGCTCCTCACCGGAGGGGCCGGCTTTCTCGGTTACTACCTGGTGCACGGGGTGCGGCACTGGAATCGCCACCACGCCAAGGCGCCGATCGCGCTGACGGTGTGGGACAACTTCATCCGGGGCACGCCGGAGTGGCTCACCGCGCTCGGGGCCGAGCCGAACCTCACGATCCGCACGGTGGACCTGATCCAGCCGCTGCCCACGGACATGGGCCAGTACCAGTTCATCATCCACGCGGCGGGGATCGCGTCGCCGACCTACTACCGGCGCTACCCCATCGAGACCATGGACGCGAACATCAACGGCCTGCGGGCGCTGCTCGAGTACGCGCGGCGCCGCCAGGACTCCCGGGACCCGGTCGAGGGGTTCCTGTTCTTCTCGAGCAGCGAGATCTACGGCGATCCGCCGGCCGACAAGATCCCCACCTCGGAGGACTACCGCGGCAACGTCTCGTGCACGGGGCCCCGCGCCTGCTACGACGAGTCGAAGCGCTACGGCGAGACGCTGTGCGTCAACTTCGCACACCAGTACGGGGTGCCGGTCCGCTGCGCGCGGCCCTTCAACAACTACGGCCCGGGCCTGAAGATCTCGGACCGCCGGCTGCTGCCGGACTTCGCGCGCGACGTCTTCTCGGGGCGCGACATCGTGATGCTCTCCGACGGGTCGCCCACGCGCACCTTCTGCTACAGCGCCGATTCGATCATGGGCTACTACAAGGTCCTGGTGCAGGGGGGCAAGGGCGAGGCGTACAACATCGGCATCGACCGGCCCGAGATCTCCGTGGCCGAGGTCGCCGAGAAGGTGGTGGCGCTGGCCCGGGACCTCATCGGGTACAAGGGCAAGGTGGTGCGCGGCGCCGCGCAGGAGCGGGACTACCTCGTGGACAATCCCGCCCGCCGCTGCCCGAACATCGACAAGGCGCGGCGCCAGCTGGACTACCACCCCACGGTCCTCGTGGACGAGGGGCTGCGGCGCGCGATGGTCTGGTACAGCTACCACCGCACGGCGGAGGACGCATAG
- a CDS encoding XrtA system polysaccharide deacetylase, with amino-acid sequence MIRHYFTVDVEEHFQVLSLAPWVARERWDSLESRVSRNVDRLLQLLADHGATGTFFTLGWVAERQPAMVKAIAAAGHEVASHGYDHRRVVELSPEAFRDQVRRTKAILEALSGQPCLGYRAPNYSIVAGREWALDILVEEGYRYDSSLFPITRPGYGYAGGGRDPYWLDRPAGKLFEVPPTTLRRAGLNLPAAGGAYFRLLPPVLVRSALRDAERRGQPGTFYLHPWEIDPGQPRFDVPLLTRVRHYGGLAGTWRRLERLMREFRFVSVAEGMRAAGAAAA; translated from the coding sequence GTGATCCGCCACTACTTCACCGTCGACGTCGAGGAGCACTTCCAGGTGCTCTCGCTGGCGCCCTGGGTCGCGCGCGAGCGCTGGGATTCCCTCGAGAGCCGCGTGTCCCGGAACGTGGACCGGCTGCTGCAGCTGCTGGCCGACCACGGCGCCACGGGCACCTTCTTCACTCTCGGCTGGGTGGCCGAGCGGCAGCCGGCGATGGTGAAGGCGATCGCGGCGGCGGGGCACGAGGTGGCGTCGCACGGCTACGACCACCGCCGCGTCGTGGAGCTCTCGCCCGAGGCGTTCCGCGACCAGGTCCGGCGCACCAAGGCGATCCTCGAGGCCCTGAGCGGGCAGCCGTGCCTCGGCTATCGCGCGCCCAACTACTCGATCGTCGCGGGCCGCGAGTGGGCGCTCGACATCCTGGTCGAGGAAGGCTACCGCTACGACTCGTCGCTGTTCCCGATCACGCGGCCGGGCTACGGCTACGCGGGCGGCGGCCGGGACCCGTACTGGCTCGATCGCCCGGCGGGGAAGCTGTTCGAGGTGCCGCCCACGACGCTGCGGCGGGCGGGTCTCAACCTGCCCGCCGCCGGTGGAGCGTACTTCCGCCTCCTGCCGCCCGTGCTGGTGCGCTCGGCGTTGCGCGACGCCGAGCGGCGCGGGCAGCCGGGGACCTTCTACCTGCATCCCTGGGAGATCGACCCCGGGCAGCCGCGGTTCGACGTGCCGCTCCTCACCCGGGTGCGCCACTACGGCGGCCTCGCCGGCACGTGGCGGCGCCTGGAGCGCCTGATGCGCGAGTTCCGCTTCGTCAGCGTCGCGGAAGGGATGCGGGCCGCGGGAGCCGCCGCGGCGTGA
- a CDS encoding glycosyltransferase family 2 protein, with product MRGHPLVSVGVPVYNAERFLARALDSLLGQTLSDFELIISDNASADGTAGICEQYARADRRVRYVRQARNIGAARNWNVVAREARGVFFKWASGNDTCAPTMLEQCVRALQADPGVVLCYGRTELVDERDQPIERYAGDLAFEEERAAERFERVCSEMALNNAQCGVMRRDALRRTALDRPFAAGDVALMAELALYGKFRLLPEVLLYRRQSPGAFSLLLSPLERRRFHDPQAKAPMKLFRVRHHVDHLRSIARAPLPAREKLRVLGTALRLARWDRVHIWRELRSLLGGAPAAG from the coding sequence GTGCGAGGACACCCACTGGTGTCGGTGGGCGTTCCGGTCTACAACGCGGAGCGGTTCCTCGCGCGCGCGCTCGACTCGCTGCTCGGCCAGACGCTCTCCGACTTCGAGCTCATCATCTCGGACAACGCGTCGGCGGACGGAACGGCGGGCATCTGCGAGCAGTACGCGCGCGCGGACCGCCGCGTGCGCTACGTGCGCCAGGCGCGGAACATCGGCGCCGCGCGCAACTGGAACGTGGTGGCGCGCGAGGCACGCGGCGTGTTCTTCAAGTGGGCCTCGGGGAACGACACCTGCGCACCGACGATGCTCGAGCAGTGCGTCCGCGCGCTGCAGGCCGATCCCGGCGTGGTGCTGTGCTACGGCCGCACCGAGCTGGTGGACGAGCGGGATCAGCCCATCGAGCGGTACGCGGGCGACCTCGCGTTCGAGGAGGAGCGGGCGGCCGAGCGGTTCGAGCGCGTGTGCTCGGAGATGGCGCTGAACAACGCCCAGTGCGGCGTGATGCGGCGCGACGCCCTGCGGCGCACCGCGCTGGACCGGCCGTTCGCGGCGGGCGACGTGGCCCTGATGGCCGAGCTGGCGTTGTACGGGAAGTTCCGGCTGCTGCCCGAGGTGCTGCTGTACCGTCGCCAGAGCCCGGGAGCGTTCTCGTTGCTGCTCTCGCCGCTGGAGCGGCGGCGCTTCCACGACCCGCAGGCGAAGGCGCCGATGAAGCTGTTCCGCGTGCGCCACCACGTGGACCACCTGCGCAGCATCGCACGCGCGCCGCTGCCGGCGCGCGAGAAGCTCCGGGTGTTGGGGACGGCGCTGCGTCTGGCCCGATGGGACCGGGTGCACATATGGCGCGAGCTGCGCTCGCTGCTCGGGGGCGCGCCGGCGGCGGGATGA
- a CDS encoding UDP-glucose/GDP-mannose dehydrogenase family protein yields MRISVIGTGYVGLVSGVCLSEKGHQVCCVDNDQAKVDKIRSGVAPFFEEGLEPLLRKHLGRGLTVATDIRASVHDSEMTLIAVGTPFDGREIDLSTVREVARQIGAALRDKPAYHTVVVKSTVVPGTTDGPVRAILEKESGKKAGADFGLGMNPEFLTEGQAIEDFLEPDRIVMGGIDARTVEALDRLYAPFPDTPKLRTNCRTAEMIKYTSNAMLATAISFANEVGNLCEALGGIDVVEVMAGLHLAAYLRPYAERPGYVQAPLSAFFGAGCGFGGSCLPKDVKALIAHGERAGSPMPVLAAVMETNQGQPHRIEALLRKHFASLQGIRVAVLGLAFKPDTDDIRETPALPIIRDLLAAGAAVRAYDPAAVANAKAALRDDRVAFAASLEACIADAQAVVLVTRWSEFQKLPDLLAGRPQPPVVVDGRRALDKTRIARYEGIGLRAQETP; encoded by the coding sequence GTGCGCATCTCGGTGATCGGCACGGGGTACGTCGGACTCGTCTCCGGGGTCTGCCTCTCGGAGAAGGGCCACCAGGTCTGCTGCGTGGACAACGACCAGGCGAAGGTGGACAAGATCCGCAGCGGGGTCGCTCCGTTCTTCGAGGAGGGGCTCGAGCCCCTGCTCCGCAAGCACCTGGGCCGGGGCCTGACCGTCGCCACCGACATCCGCGCGTCGGTGCACGACTCCGAGATGACGCTGATCGCGGTCGGCACGCCGTTCGACGGCCGGGAGATCGACCTCAGCACCGTGCGCGAGGTGGCCCGGCAGATCGGCGCGGCGCTGCGCGACAAGCCGGCCTATCACACGGTCGTGGTCAAGAGCACCGTCGTCCCCGGCACGACGGACGGCCCGGTGCGCGCGATCCTGGAGAAGGAATCGGGGAAGAAGGCCGGCGCCGACTTCGGCCTGGGGATGAACCCGGAGTTCCTCACCGAGGGCCAGGCCATCGAGGACTTCCTCGAGCCCGACCGCATCGTCATGGGGGGCATCGACGCGCGCACGGTGGAGGCCCTGGACCGGCTGTACGCGCCGTTCCCCGACACGCCGAAGCTCCGCACCAACTGTCGCACGGCGGAGATGATCAAGTACACCTCGAACGCGATGCTGGCGACGGCCATCTCGTTCGCCAACGAGGTGGGCAACCTGTGCGAGGCGCTCGGCGGCATCGACGTGGTGGAGGTGATGGCGGGCCTGCACCTGGCCGCCTACCTGCGCCCGTACGCGGAGCGGCCGGGCTACGTGCAGGCCCCGCTGTCCGCCTTCTTCGGCGCGGGGTGCGGCTTCGGGGGCAGCTGCCTCCCCAAGGACGTGAAGGCGCTGATCGCCCACGGCGAGCGGGCGGGCAGCCCGATGCCGGTCCTGGCCGCCGTGATGGAGACCAACCAGGGGCAGCCGCACCGGATCGAGGCCCTGCTCCGCAAGCACTTCGCCTCGCTCCAGGGCATCCGGGTGGCGGTGCTCGGCCTGGCCTTCAAGCCGGACACCGACGACATCCGCGAGACGCCGGCCCTGCCCATCATCCGCGACCTGCTCGCCGCCGGCGCGGCGGTGCGGGCGTACGACCCGGCCGCCGTGGCCAACGCGAAGGCCGCCCTCAGGGACGACCGGGTCGCGTTCGCGGCGTCGCTCGAGGCGTGCATCGCCGACGCGCAGGCCGTCGTCCTGGTCACCCGGTGGAGCGAGTTCCAGAAGCTCCCGGACCTGCTCGCGGGACGGCCCCAGCCGCCGGTCGTGGTGGACGGGCGCCGGGCGCTGGACAAGACCCGCATCGCACGCTACGAGGGCATCGGCCTCCGGGCCCAGGAGACCCCATGA
- a CDS encoding PIG-L deacetylase family protein — MGRQSNPHAPLPLTLPHRGRLKVLCVGAHPDDIEIGCGATVLDLVRQGADVRWAVFSGNDRRAEEAAHSARLFLGKDAARRLVLHQFRDAHFPAHFTAIKDAFEALAARFSPDLVFTHFRDDRHQDHRVLSDVAWNTFRRQTVAEYEIPKWDGDLSTPNLYVPVAASAARRKVTSLMRAFASQRHRDWFGEGVFFGLMRLRGMECRSRSGFAEAFFGRKLVFRP, encoded by the coding sequence GTGGGCCGCCAGTCGAATCCGCACGCGCCGCTGCCGCTGACGTTGCCGCACCGCGGCCGGCTCAAGGTGCTCTGCGTCGGCGCGCACCCGGACGACATCGAGATCGGGTGCGGCGCGACCGTCCTGGACCTCGTCCGCCAGGGCGCGGACGTCCGGTGGGCCGTCTTCAGCGGCAACGACCGCCGCGCCGAGGAGGCCGCCCACAGCGCGCGACTGTTCCTCGGCAAGGACGCGGCGCGGCGCCTCGTGCTGCACCAGTTCCGCGACGCGCACTTCCCGGCGCACTTCACCGCGATCAAGGACGCCTTCGAAGCGCTGGCCGCGCGGTTCTCGCCGGACCTCGTCTTCACGCACTTCCGCGACGACCGCCACCAGGATCACCGGGTCCTGTCCGACGTCGCCTGGAACACCTTCCGGCGCCAGACCGTCGCGGAGTACGAGATCCCGAAGTGGGACGGCGACCTCTCCACTCCCAACCTGTACGTGCCGGTCGCCGCCTCCGCGGCGCGGCGCAAGGTCACCAGCCTGATGCGCGCGTTCGCCAGCCAGCGGCACCGCGACTGGTTCGGCGAGGGCGTCTTCTTCGGGTTGATGCGGCTGCGCGGGATGGAGTGCCGCTCGCGCTCGGGGTTCGCCGAGGCCTTCTTCGGCCGCAAGCTGGTCTTTCGCCCCTGA
- a CDS encoding 2'-5' RNA ligase family protein, with translation MTPGVRRILARLGWTGEPPAAPTWVAYAIVPGDEVHNFVRRAQARVLARYRPGSLDDCPHITIKQAFQVEALEPAERYFDRLAGETEPFDLETDGVGRFEGHGIVYLGIRTDPRLEALRRRILADLSAQFGVRPYPLEDDRYRYHATLASGLSEADAAAALQALGDTGVGLRLRFDTLGLLCRTAGRRWVTYKRTALGRAEPRPSA, from the coding sequence ATGACTCCCGGCGTGCGACGGATCCTGGCGCGGCTCGGCTGGACGGGGGAGCCGCCGGCGGCGCCCACCTGGGTCGCCTATGCGATCGTGCCCGGCGACGAGGTCCACAACTTCGTCCGCCGCGCCCAGGCGCGGGTGCTGGCGCGCTACCGCCCCGGCTCGCTCGACGACTGCCCGCACATCACCATCAAGCAGGCGTTTCAGGTCGAGGCGCTGGAGCCCGCCGAGCGCTACTTCGACCGGCTGGCGGGCGAGACCGAGCCGTTCGATCTCGAGACCGACGGCGTGGGCCGCTTCGAGGGCCACGGCATCGTGTACCTGGGCATCCGGACGGATCCGCGCCTGGAGGCGCTGCGCCGCAGGATCCTCGCGGACCTCTCCGCACAGTTCGGCGTCAGGCCCTACCCGCTGGAGGACGACCGCTACCGTTACCATGCGACGCTGGCCTCCGGTCTCTCGGAGGCGGACGCCGCTGCGGCGCTGCAGGCGCTCGGTGACACCGGCGTCGGACTCCGCCTCCGGTTCGACACGCTGGGGCTGCTGTGCCGGACCGCGGGCAGGCGCTGGGTCACCTACAAGCGAACCGCGCTGGGGCGCGCGGAGCCGCGGCCTTCCGCGTAG